In Bacillota bacterium, the sequence CTGCACCCGGTTGAATACGAACTCTGCATCTTTGAGGAAGGCCAACTTGTTCACACCGGGAATAGGATTGTTCAGCCAGTCGTCGGAAGCGGCCACTTCATGTACAGCGGGAATCTGGAAGTTAGGGGCGAGGATCCGCTGGATATCTGGGCGTACCAGGAATTTCAAGAACGCCCAGGCCACCTCGGGGTGCTTCGTTTGAGCGCCAATCTTGACACCGTCCACCGCACCGATGACAGACCGCGCCCTGTACTGGGGAGCACGATGGACAGTCCACTTGAAGGATACCTACACCCTCCCGGGCAAACTGACCCACCCGGGCCGGCCAATGGGTAAGCATGGAGACTTCACCCAGCATGAACATGGTAATCGTTCCACCGGTCAGTTCCCAGGGTTTGGGTGCCACCCCGTATTCCCACCGGAGATCGTACAGAAACTGCATGGCCTCGGTAACCTCTGGACTGCTGAACGTGGCTTTGGTGGGGGCAGCCCAATCATCAAAGGGGAGACCTCCGGCCTGGATCATCCACGGTAGAATCTCATGAAGAGCATTGGCCTGCACCGCATAGGCCCCCCGGACCATTTTGTCACCGTCATACACCACCAGGCGTCGGGCAAGGCTGAGGAAATCGTCCCAGGTCCAATCCTCATCGGGCAAAGCCAAGCCGGAGCTTTCAAAATGGTCGATGTTCAGATACCAGTCGGCCAGGGCTACGGACATGGGAATGGTGTACCGTTTCCCGCTGTAAAGGCTCATCTCCCACAGACCCGGTAACAAAGAGTTTCTTACTTGTTCTATTTCGGGATCATTTGCCACCAATTCGCTGACCTCTAAAAGACAGTCTCCATCAATGAGAGCATAGGCCACGGAGTCATCTCCACCGATGAGATCCGGACCGATCCCACCGGCAAAGGCCACCAAAGCTTTGTCCTTCAAGTCTACGGGGCCTGTAGCCGGTTGAAAGTCGATGGTAACACCGGGATTCTCCGCCTCAAATATCTCGATTGCTTCCCGGTAAGCATCTAGTAGACTGTCAGGACCGAAAGTCATAAAGGTGAGTTTCACACTTTCTCCAAAGGCTACCGCAGATGACACCAACAAGACCAACAGAGCAACCGATACT encodes:
- a CDS encoding extracellular solute-binding protein — protein: MQFYRRLVSVALLVLLVSSAVAFGESVKLTFMTFGPDSLLDAYREAIEIFEAENPGVTIDFQPATGPVDLKDKALVAFAGGIGPDLIGGDDSVAYALIDGDCLLEVSELVANDPEIEQVRNSLLPGLWEMSLYSGKRYTIPMSVALADWYLNIDHFESSGLALPDEDWTWDDFLSLARRLVVYDGDKMVRGAYAVQANALHEILPWMIQAGGLPFDDWAAPTKATFSSPEVTEAMQFLYDLRWEYGVAPKPWELTGGTITMFMLGEVSMLTHWPARVGQFAREGVGILQVDCPSCSPVQGAVCHRCGGRCQDWRSNEAPRGGLGVLEIPGTPRYPADPRP